In a genomic window of Brettanomyces nanus chromosome 1, complete sequence:
- a CDS encoding uncharacterized protein (BUSCO:EOG093411JO), which produces MSDEAQLVSFSSLVVSKPQNHGGLPKFKQLVDDLFLPVERITRNLQLGISLKKADVIERFIRNYRQTVGNDILPVAHLFFPKWDRDRVYMMKEYRLGHLVCQYLNLGKNSDDYKTIANWKRLSYNRVHATVKFSDLLVKVILERRVRPVIKDSLGVDDINDMLDKLQGFAQDSKLDQMKLIKEAIDRLTDSELRFFFRIVLKTDPIGSESVFLRCWHRDAKKLYDLTHDLKLVFWGLSDPNFQLSDKEKEIQLMLPFTPQRCQRVRDQYVKIPSENFNDGPFFIEEKFDGERIQVHIKRVDGERFQFKYYTRNAMDYTSIYGEFSTSLRGCLSPFLGPENFDLHMHSCILDGEMICYDPILKVPLPYSVLKTSALHSLSAKPGSKNPHPMFVAFDCVFVNGESLEKYPLERRKKVLSYVLKKPIANLFVAADFIVARTGDEIEKAMDRAIGMDSEGLVLKSIQSKYDIGATTKQWIKIKPEYLEEFGENLDLVVVGKIPGIKSSFLCGLRDDNDSGCKFMTLCKISNGFSQDDYRHIDRVTAGKWKDINMDPPNDNLVKFGKTLPVVWIDPRDSVVIEARARSITRQPEQEFYATDTTLYNAFCVKIRTDKDWKTASTLKEYEQSSNQSKLYNAQNVIGNESKKRRIGYPSKKITMLQKLNEEYEVGGLAPKSNLFESYIFSIRTDCIYLGKLVRIRELNQIVSDNGGALARNPESVVLDTDKHERLMVIAEKMTIEVKDLSNKYNVFRFKWCEDCLAVKELIEPDLTHILVAEPSLEEDCRKRLDKFGNNLVTPLTEYTLWKMVPSEERNEVNLSQEELNRYHSFFVFYKMKFKVIFSAENARIGSIVAQEIEINGGKVCESLEEASMIVVVLFKVDKQNSFESYSSTTAIVQRTMRQRNELRKLCKRIPRVVSHSYIRACTTSSSLVDPAEYKRAQFADLEACEQIEKLGKDGCLVIPPIIKASVVDDTDVPGNVSTLKIARNEKYAIEFTKDEPVMETLGNPKSTLSLTIPPSVPVYVKRGSLISIFMADSGANLDTAVTSTLRINQPIRRFLYGGFTSTYQRLLSTVSLNLMISAYSKGGPLSSFMFSTKAQSTKTFCNIAMDGTMDWALLDPKSLHVYTGNNLLVTSQMLPKKTNGKKKLDTGLYSLFQSGYTLLTGRGYVSLVGSGSIFKLGLARDEEIYIKQANLLATTIKDVSELSSGYFIGKNIDNKTFAKSVKVKAKKEVGLGELETTKSRLSWFGAFKSMLVKVLSILASSQARVSKLVAFNGRYIKVKGPRTLLIQTSSGLDKFVYNSTLLGRSKFRGSITDVEKFIRNKQQLSKPETEIHK; this is translated from the exons ATGTCTGATGAAGCTCAGTTGGTCTCATTCAGCTCCTTGGTTGTATCAAAGCCCCAGAATCATGGCGGACTTCCGAAATTCAAACAGTTAGTGGATGATCTTTTTTTGCCTGTTGAGAGAATCACTAGAAACCTTCAGCTCGGGAtaagcttgaagaaagcaGACGTCATAGAGAGATTTATTCGCAACTACCGTCAAACTGTTGGTAACGATATATTACCAGTTGCGCATTTATTTTTCCCTAAATGGGACAGGGACCGTGTCTACATGATGAAAGAGTACAGACTCGGCCACCTTGTATGCCAATACTTGAACTTGGGGAAGAACAGCGATGATTACAAGACAATTGCGAACTGGAAACGGCTCTCCTATAATAGGGTTCATGCTACTGTCAAGTTTTCAGATTTGCTTGTAAAAGTGATTCTCGAAAGAAGAGTTCGACCGGTAATCAAAGATTCACTGGGAGTCGATGACATCAATGATATGCTAGATAAATTGCAAGGATTTGCCCAGGATTCAAAACTCGATCAGATGAAGTTGATTAAAGAAGCTATAGATAGGCTGACCGACAGCGAGCTacgtttcttctttcgaaTCGTACTCAAGACTGATCCTATAGGCTCAGAAAGCGTGTTCTTACGATGCTGGCATCGAGATGCTAAGAAATTGTATGACTTGACTCATGATCTCAAACTGGTTTTCTGGGGGCTTAGTGATCCCAATTTTCAGCTTTCGGataaggaaaaggaaatacAGTTGATGCTTCCATTTACTCCTCAGAGATGTCAGAGAGTTAGAGACCAATACGTTAAAATTCCATCCGAGAACTTTAACGATGGGCCGTTttttattgaagagaagttcGATGGAGAGCGTATTCAAGTTCATATTAAGCGGGTAGATGGAGAGAGATTTCAGTTCAAGTATTACACCAGGAATGCGATGGACTACACATCAATTTACGGCGAGTTTTCGACGTCTTTAAGAGGTTGTTTGTCACCATTTCTAGGTCCTGAAAATTTTGACTTACATATGCACAGTTGCATATTGGATGGAGAAATGATATGCTATGATCCAATATTAAAAGTTCCACTTCCCTACTCTGTGCTTAAGACGTCTGCACTACACTCTCTTTCAGCTAAACCTGGAAGTAAAAATCCTCATCCTATGTTTGTAGCCTTTGACTGTGTCTTTGTGAATGGCGAGTCGCTTGAGAAGTATCCACTTGAGCGCCGAAAGAAGGTTTTGAGTTATGTGTTGAAGAAACCTATTGCAAATTTATTTGTGGCGGCTGATTTTATTGTTGCTCGGACTGGTGATGAGATCGAGAAAGCCATGGACAGAGCGATTGGCATGGATTCAGAAGGTTTAGTTCTCAAAAGCATACAATCCAAATACGACATAGGAGCCACTACGAAGCAATGGATCAAAATCAAACCGGAATATTTGGAAGAGTTCGGTGAGAATTTGGATTTGGTAGTGGTTGGAAAGATTCCTGGCATTAAGAGTTCCTTTTTATGTGGTCTAAGGGACGATAATGATTCAGGCTGTAAATTTATGACATTGTGCAAAATATCCAACGGGTTTTCTCAAGATGATTATAGACACATTGATAGGGTAACGGCAGGAAAGTGGAAGGACATCAACATGGATCCGCCTAACGATAATTTAGTAAAGTTCGGGAAGACTTTGCCTGTTGTTTGGATAGACCCAAGAGATTCAGTAGTAATTGAAGCAAGAGCAAGGTCCATCACTAGGCAGCCAGAGCAGGAATTTTACGCTACCGATACCACGCTATACAACGCTTTTTGTGTGAAGATACGTACCGATAAAGACTGGAAAACTGCAAGTACCTTGAAAGAATATGAAcagtcttcaaatcagTCGAAACTCTACAATGCTCAGAATGTTATTGGGAATGAGTctaaaaagagaaggataGGGTATCCAAGCAAGAAGATAACAATGCTTCAAAAATTGAATGAAGAGTACGAGGTAGGCGGTTTGGCACCTAAGAGCAACCTATTTGAGAGTTACATTTTTAGTATTAGAACAGATTGCATCTATCTGGGAAAGCTGGTAAGAATAAGAGAGCTTAACCAGATTGTTAGTGATAATGGGGGAGCTTTAGCACGTAATCCTGAATCGGTCGTGCTAGATACTGATAAGCACGAGAGGCTAATGGTTATAGCGGAGAAAATGACTATTGAGGTGAAAGATCTCAGCAATAAGTATAACGTGTTTCGGTTCAAGTGGTGCGAAGATTGCCTAGCAGTAAAGGAATTGATAGAGCCAGATTTGACACATATACTAGTTGCTGAACCGAGcttggaagaagattgcCGTAAGAGACTTGATAAATTTGGAAATAACTTGGTAACTCCTTTGACTGAGTATACATTATGGAAAATGGTGCCATCCGAGGAGAGAAATGAAGTGAACTTGAGCCAAGAGGAATTGAATCGGTATCACAGTTTCTTCGTTTTCTACAAAATGAAGTTTAAGGTGATATTCTCCGCAGAAAATGCGAGAATTGGTTCAATTGTTGcacaagaaattgaaatcAACGGCGGAAAGGTGTGCGAGAGCTTGGAAGAAGCGTCAATGATTGTGGTAGTACTCTTCAAAGTGGATAAGCAGAATAGTTTCGAATCATACTCTAGCACAACAGCTATAGTACAACGAACTATGaggcaaagaaatgaaCTACGAAAGCTTTGCAAAAGAATACCAAGAGTTGTTTCACACAGCTACATTCGTGCTTGTACAACTAGCAGCTCACTTGTAGATCCTGCTGAATATAAA CGCGCTCAGTTCGCGGACCTCGAGGCTTGCGAGCAAATAGAAAAGCTAGGAAAGGATGGATGTCTTGTCA TCCCACCTATTATCAAGGCTTCAGTGGTGGACGATACTGACGTGCCTGGAAATGTGTCGACGTTGAAGATAGCGAGGAACGAGAAGTATGCCATTGAATTTACCAAAGATGAACCTGTTATGGAGACATTGGGCAATCCAAAATCGACATTATCACTTACAATTCCTCCATCTGTTCCCGTTTATGTGAAGAGAGGGTCTCTCATATCTATATTCATGGCTGATTCTGGTGCTAATCTAGATACCGCGGTAACAAGCACCTTGAGAATCAACCAACCTATTAGGAGGTTTCTTTATGGGGGATTCACATCTACATATCAAAGGTTGTTATCTACGGTATcattgaatttgatgatctCCGCATATTCCAAAGGAGGTCccttatcttctttcatgTTCAGTACTAAGGCTCAGTCGACCAAGACTTTCTGTAATATTGCTATGGATGGAACGATGGATTGGGCTTTGCTTGATCCCAAGTCTTTGCACGTGTATACGGGTAACAATCTGTTGGTCACAAGTCAGATGCTTCCCAAAAAGACAAatgggaagaagaagttagACACCGGGTTATATAGTCTTTTCCAGTCGGGTTATACGCTATTGACTGGAAGAGGATACGTTTCCTTGGTTGGATCTGGATCTATCTTCAAGCTTGGATTGGCTCGAGATGAGGAGATCTACATCAAGCAGGCTAATTTGTTGGCCACGACGATAAAAGATGTCAGTGAGCTTTCTTCGGGATATTTCATTGGCAAGAATATAGACAATAAGACTTTTGCGAAATCTGTGAAGGTCAAAGCCAAGAAGGAGGTGGGATTGGGGGAATTGGAAACTACAAAGAGTCGCTTGTCGTGGTTTGGTGCATTCAAATCCATGTTAGTTAAAGTTTTGTCCATTCTAGCTTCTAGCCAAGCAAGAGTGAGCAAATTGGTTGCTTTTAATGGGAGATATATCAAAGTTAAAGGTCCAAGGACGCTTTTGATACAGACCAGCTCGGGATTGGACAAATTTGTGTATAACAGTACATTACTAGGGAGATCTAAATTTCGAGGAAGTATTACTGACGTGGAAAAGTTTATCAGGAATAAGCAACAGCTCAGTAAGCCAGAGACTGAGATTCACAAATAA
- a CDS encoding uncharacterized protein (EggNog:ENOG41), which produces MLSRGTGIALTAKRALGIGRISLIRGFRTTTSYKAKQDSSDEVFTRLNDDTDPKRNKLFEYHWGTWMNNDAAEKQKRITKFSISGLNILTGVLEDVANAKDVDKKGELKMMDGNVNVLTKNLKELTGSSFENIKQVVSIHEGMFHHVYLVNLNNGKSMILRLPYKLYPDYYTSRAVNSEVATTEFLREQLGLKVPKVLAYSGQFDNYLNYPFILSEYIEGDLLMKDWYPLVEGKVEDKKVSNELHKVITPIFDFFKAVTKPVFTGYGSLYFKQDYPQGKPAIDGQEKFVLGPTTLKPYYEKGSNLDQKEVDKFVGPWALDQPLKMVSDLAQVNIASLRKEQNNRHAEEALRVYKALLATGEKLFDLKSSSIPNFKEMIKPRLFIPDLDPMNVITSENGNYFVDFEDSTVTPFILNPAPKFVEYTGPKVFHLSEIPDLEKLDADLKDQYEYMQKRTRNQVYWEKSLAENTSKLAISAAPAVKKIRESFTSALKDKNPKDYLNIEASLADLEMLWKSFSEDHVVGEGDCPIKFTEEDLDKFKEDFEDLQKDLSSTPFAATGGWVPQDVFENLLNKGLIVKDGENYKIDIDKALKDAPTKEKDDGRAAN; this is translated from the coding sequence ATGCTTTCAAGAGGTACCGGAATCGCACTTACTGCTAAAAGAGCGCTAGGAATTGGCCGAATCAGCCTTATTAGGGGCTTCAGAACTACTACCTCCTACAAAGCTAAGCAGGATTCTTCAGACGAGGTGTTCACCAGATTAAATGATGACACAGATCCGAAGAGAAACAAACTATTTGAATATCATTGGGGAACGTGGATGAATAACGATGCTGCTGAGAAACAGAAGAGGATTACCAAGTTCTCGATTTCTGGCTTGAATATTCTCACAGGAGTGCTAGAGGATGTTGCTAATGCTAAAGATGTAGACAAAAAGGgagaattgaagatgatggatggAAATGTAAATGTTCTTaccaagaacttgaaagaattgacAGGTTCATCTTTTGAGAATATCAAACAGGTTGTTTCTATTCACGAAGGTATGTTTCACCACGTTTACTTGGTGAACCTGAACAATGGTAAAAGCATGATTCTCAGATTACCTTATAAGCTCTACCCTGACTACTATACAAGCAGAGCTGTTAATAGTGAAGTAGCCACTACGGAGTTTCTCAGAGAACAGTTAGGCTTGAAAGTGCCAAAGGTGTTGGCCTATTCGGGTCAGTTCGACAATTATCTCAACTATCCTTTCATTCTATCGGAGTATATTGAGGGAGATCTACTTATGAAAGATTGGTATCCCCTTGTTGAAGGTAAGGTTGAAGATAAAAAGGTTAGCAATGAATTGCACAAGGTAATCACCCCTATATTTGATTTTTTCAAGGCTGTTACTAAACCAGTGTTCACAGGTTATGGATCATTGTATTTTAAACAGGATTATCCTCAAGGTAAACCTGCCATTGATGGCCAAGAAAAGTTTGTTCTTGGCCCTACCACTTTGAAGCCATACTATGAAAAAGGATCGAATTTAGATCAGAAGGAAGTGGATAAGTTTGTTGGACCGTGGGCCCTTGATCAGCCTTTAAAGATGGTTTCTGACTTGGCCCAAGTCAACATTGCTAGTCTTCGAAAGGAACAGAATAATCGAcatgcagaagaagctcTCAGGGTATATAAAGCGCTATTGGCTACTGGCGAAAAGTTGTTtgacttgaagagttcCAGTATTCCAaatttcaaagagatgatcAAACCAAGATTGTTCATTCCCGACTTGGATCCAATGAACGTAATTACTTCAGAGAACGGGAACTACTTTGTCGATTTTGAAGACAGTACTGTGACACCTTTCATCTTAAACCCTGCACCGAAGTTTGTGGAATACACTGGTCCTAAAGTGTTCCACCTTAGTGAGATTCCGGACTTGGAAAAACTGGATGCCGACCTGAAAGATCAATATGAGTATATGCAAAAGCGTACCAGAAACCAAGTTTACTGGGAAAAGTCGTTGGCAGAGAATACTAGCAAGCTTGCCATTAGTGCGGCTCCTGCTGTTAAGAAAATCAGGGAGTCGTTTACCAGTGCGTTGAAAGATAAAAACCCGAAGGACTACCTTAACATTGAAGCATCTCTTGCGGATCTTGAGATGCTTTGGAAGTCATTTTCTGAGGATCATGTTGTTGGAGAGGGAGACTGTCCAATCAAGTTTACTGAGGAAGACCTGGACAAGTTCAAGGAGGATTTCGAGGATCTTCAGAAGGATCTTTCATCCACTCCATTTGCCGCCACAGGTGGCTGGGTTCCTCAAGATGTCTTTGAAAATCTACTGAATAAAGGATTAATAGTAAAGGATGGAGAGAACTACAAGATCGACATCGACAAGGCATTGAAAGATGCCccaaccaaagaaaaagacgaTGGCAGAGCTGCCAATTGA
- a CDS encoding uncharacterized protein (EggNog:ENOG41), which translates to MASTTARAKPTNSMNCSSRFSKFFHRTVHSTSKKETILFDLNNGSKSKYGSMNCQGLKMELRRRGLKVSGKKLELIQRLCQADETRMSQGSNANTSSRAFSTTKVSNGRLPMKESKAKRQRTKKAKSIQQVAQFEIRKVSTLHKVPEKQAIASLTRSLSSSSPVEAKDDTSNIDYFRPAKKEAPPVEHLKVPKVEKPEEEIYTKSGTQSFKAPQKPKEPKESKGSKEPKEPGVEPNGSSDTRAATFWGVSGLLTLIWWSGRKRDGRQ; encoded by the coding sequence ATGGCATCTACTACAGCTCGAGCTAAACCAACAAATAGCATGAACTGCAGTTCAAGGTTTAGCAAATTTTTTCACAGAACAGTACATTCTACCAGTAAAAAGGAGACTATATTGTTTGATCTGAATAACGGCTCAAAGAGTAAGTATGGTTCGATGAACTGTCAGGGTCTCAAGATGGAACTACGTCGGCGTGGATTGAAGGTTTCAGGAAAGAAACTTGAGTTGATTCAAAGATTATGTCAGGCTGATGAGACAAGAATGTCTCAAGGTTCCAATGCAAACACTTCTAGCAGGGCTTTCTCTACTACTAAGGTCTCGAATGGAAGACTGCCCATGAAAGAGAGCAAAGCCAAAAGACAGAGGACTAAGAAGGCGAAAAGCATTCAACAAGTCGCACAGTTTGAGATCAGGAAGGTTTCTACGCTTCATAAAGTTCCGGAAAAGCAGGCTATAGCTTCTCTTACGAGGAGTCTTAGCTCTTCTTCGCCTGTCGAGGCTAAAGATGATACTTCAAACATTGATTATTTCAGACCTGCAAAAAAGGAGGCACCACCAGTGGAGCATTTGAAGGTTCCGAAAGTAGAGAAGCccgaagaagagatttaCACCAAATCGGGTACTCAGAGTTTCAAGGCACCCCAGAAACCCAAGGAACCCAAGGAATCCAAGGGATCCAAAGAACCCAAAGAACCTGGAGTAGAGCCTAACGGATCCTCCGACACCAGAGCCGCTACTTTCTGGGGAGTTTCTGGTCTTTTAACACTAATTTGGTGGtctggaagaaaaagagatggtAGACAGTAA
- a CDS encoding uncharacterized protein (BUSCO:EOG093405X2) — MSPANTSSQLMKTHQSDGIDTGKLTTPPLSSSSPLALASGCVTNAITKDNSMPPLYEALSKYAVDNYNYKPSNESLTPFSRFEKSNIFNIPDRIFQKYKSLDCITNIGIFTELQKSWLTVDDKLIIWNYKAGSSEQEFFTIDDFKSTILTVALVKPKPKVFVDSVNYLLLVSTSVNIHILAVQNTKDHLDVSDTKMSVSTQGLLVNKFVTYDATREIFFTGAGDSEGIWRLNYSNDDEWFSRNCSKECLTKSSLSSVLPGVLRTFSGFGLIGGSSGKNSRMETIIELKIDQSRGILYTLSSKSIVQAFRLKSDKGKTSLGSRLTKRSFDLLKELSTTTINMQTPLLARNKMKMINIFPISKQENNNFFLVVVTDTGCRIFLNGSTLYGDRLTLTASQVKFPPPDSRFYDNLEKKKEQQLIQQQNFINNNGFVPSASKSSITKNPMGSLVTVRDLKQAQESSQLLTGLTNTMMIAPGIFIGFTKDKKVFSCVPDYGILKNSSQYIEDFEFVDGFDKLHSIVQLTPSFNATNTPSGYCNEFASQYSSTPLKFAVLTSTGIHVYRYRTPDLILEDSLDDKTFQEFSKKYGSNEACSSALYLACKYGKSENFRNLATKYFISGGENARLNKMVQPTLDDVELSDRFYALVILVSRLVRNFWDKEVFQLKPEVKFTRSGYIDINSVKKMNNSKIILKGLSITKSQLEYFLCSILILVKYFKENGKLIPGLLNGFSQQMDSTSWKEKESEVCLQAEQIGFSAMMNFLNTVKEGLSFLTILLDEDPKSKNFEATMNYLSVQSQADLSCLTFNEFFTCSNTYVSKLNKEILSAVINKSIASGNSVELVANTLQEKCGSFCSTGDVLIFKAIESLKKSKDYANYNDQEMKMNYLRAAVKLLKKTSNSLTEETITDCVNIMLQLEYYDGAVEFLLDVANNPEQAKLAIQYENEMQTQMVRDPKKKKMYERRLNLYQLVFQILADIDKRTIMSLEKASAGNISATTHTVNGTADISGHVFVDKNGKLITQYSQMRTRCYNICLNYKDRMFHYEFYKWFISNGVGEKLLDIDTPYILDFLKDYASKDLEMAKLLWVYYSRRDHYYEAAEVLYDLAVSSFPVNLSSRIEFLSRANGFCHCIPPQSLRQEVLILSSEISDLMAVSNLQDELLLTVLQDTRVNSAARQNATLALDRGIHTISDLYNDFIDPLGYYELGLITFKISDYRNSEDILTKWESLFGKWYVEYKNKPNPASEPFFLELTNKFVLIAARLNDTDVLFPILDLFQLLAKYIYSEDFSGNVRAPTGVIVDVFIKSEVKYGKLYYSLRSIIESTTFEVFEGYTKILNDEMSYLIHSWYKNDKKLREIISDDSVKNLQTYSVEKDPIYEYIRTTGNPL, encoded by the exons atgTC ACCTGCCAATACATCTTCACAGCTCATGAAAACACATCAGTCCGATGGAATTGATACTGGCAAATTAACCACTCCTCCattgtcatcttcatcgCCTCTAGCATTGGCCTCTGGCTGTGTCACTAATGCAATTACAAAGGACAACAGCATGCCACCATTGTATGAGGCTTTGTCAAAGTACGCGGTTGATAATTATAACTATAAGCCATCCAACGAATCCCTCACTCCTTTTTCAAGGTTCGAAAAATCAAATATCTTTAACATTCCTGACCGGATCTTccaaaaatataaaagCCTGGACTGCATAACGAACATAGGTATTTTCACGGAGTTGCAGAAGTCTTGGTTGACCGTGGACGATAAATTGATCATTTGGAACTACAAGGCAGGATCGTCGGAGCAGGAGTTTTTCACGATAGATGACTTCAAAAGCACAATATTGACCGTTGCATTGGTTAAGCCAAAGCCCAAAGTGTTCGTCGACTCTGTGAACTACTTACTTTTGGTCTCTACATCGGTTAATATCCATATTCTTGCCGTTCAAAATACCAAAGATCACTTGGATGTCTCAGACACAAAGATGTCTGTGTCTACTCAGGGTCTATTGGTGAATAAATTCGTCACTTATGATGCTACGAGAGAGATCTTCTTTACGGGCGCTGGTGATAGTGAAGGCATATGGAGATTAAACTATTCtaacgatgatgaatgGTTCAGCAGAAACTGTTCAAAAGAATGTCTTACAAAATCTAGTCTATCCTCAGTGCTACCTGGGGTTCTGCGGACATTTTCGGGATTTGGTCTCATTGGTGGATCCTCGGGTAAGAACAGCAGAATGGAGACCATAATAGAACTCAAAATCGATCAGTCGAGAGGCATCTTGTATActctttcatcaaaatcGATTGTTCAGGCATTCAGATTGAAGTCTGATAAGGGTAAAACGAGCTTGGGTTCTCGGCTTACaaaaagatcttttgatttattgaaagaaCTGTCAACTACTACAATCAATATGCAAACTCCTCTATTGGCGAGGaacaagatgaagatgatcaataTATTTCCAATTTCTAAGCAAGAAAAtaacaattttttcttagTTGTCGTTACTGATACTGGGTGCCGAATCTTCCTTAATGGAAGTACTCTTTATGGGGATAGGTTAACCCTTACTGCTAGTCAGGTCAAATTTCCTCCTCCGGACTCCAGGTTTTACGACAatttagaaaagaagaaggaacagCAGCTGATTCAACAACAGAATTTCATTAATAATAATGGCTTCGTACCTTCTGCCAGCAAGTCGTCGATTACTAAGAACCCTATGGGCTCTTTGGTAACTGTGCGGGATTTGAAGCAAGCACAGGAATCTTCACAACTTCTTACAGGACTTACGAACACAATGATGATCGCTCCCGGTATTTTTATTGGCTTCACAAAGGACAAGAAGGTATTTTCTTGTGTTCCGGATTACGGCATTCTCAAGAATTCCTCCCAGTATATTGAGGATTTTGAGTTTGTTGACGGATTTGATAAGTTGCATTCCATTGTTCAGTTGACTCCAAGTTTCAACGCTACGAATACTCCGTCGGGGTATTGTAACGAGTTCGCGTCACAGTACTCCAGTACGCCTTTGAAGTTTGCCGTGTTGACAAGCACGGGAATTCATGTGTATAGATACAGAACACCCGATTTGATCTTGGAGGATTCTTTAGACGACAAGACTTTCCAGGagttttcaaagaagtACGGTTCTAACGAAGCCTGCTCTTCTGCCTTATATTTAGCATGCAAGTATGGAAAGTCTGAGAACTTCCGGAACTTGGCCACGAAATATTTCATCTCTGGAGGTGAAAATGCCAGACTCAATAAGATGGTACAGCCAACTCTTGACGATGTCGAATTGAGCGATAGATTCTACGCATTGGTTATTTTAGTTTCTCGATTAGTGAGAAACTTTTGGGACAAAGAAGTCTTTCAGTTGAAGCCGGAGGTGAAATTCACTAGAAGTGGTTACATAGACATCAATTcagtgaagaagatgaataatAGTAAGATCATATTGAAAGGATTGAGTATAACGAAGTCGCAGTTGGAGTACTTTTTATGCTCTATTCTAATATTGGTCAAATACTTTAAAGAAAATGGGAAATTGATTCCCGGATTGTTGAATGGATTTAGCCAGCAGATGGATTCAACCTCTtggaaggaaaaggaatcTGAAGTGTGTCTTCAGGCTGAACAGATTGGGTTCAGTGCTATGATGAACTTTTTGAATACTGTAAAGGAGGGACTTTCGTTTTTAACTATACTACTGGATGAGGATCCCAAATCAAAGAATTTCGAGGCAACCATGAACTATCTTTCTGTACAATCACAGGCGGATTTGAGTTGCTTAACCTTCAACGAATTCTTTACTTGTTCCAACACATATGTTtccaaattgaacaagGAAATCCTATCGGCTGTCATTAATAAGAGTATTGCATCTGGAAATTCTGTCGAGCTTGTTGCCAACACGTTGCAAGAAAAGTGTGGTTCTTTCTGCTCTACCGGAGACGTGCTAATATTCAAGGCTATTGAAAGTTTAAAGAAGTCCAAGGATTATGCCAACTACAACGACCaggaaatgaagatgaactATTTGCGTGCGGCTGTAaagttattgaagaagaccAGTAATTCGTTAACGGAGGAAACTATCACTGACTGTGTCAATATCATGCTTCAGTTGGAGTATTATGATGGCGCGGTAGAATTTTTATTGGACGTGGCGAACAATCCAGAACAGGCCAAGCTTGCTATTCAATATGAGAACGAGATGCAGACTCAGATGGTAAGAGatccgaagaagaagaagatgtacGAGCGCCGTCTGAATTTGTATCAGCTTGTCTTTCAGATTTTGGCAGATATAGATAAAAGGACCATCATGAGTTTAGAAAAGGCCAGTGCGGGTAACATTTCTGCAACTACACACACTGTCAATGGTACCGCTGACATATCGGGGCATGTGTTTGTTGATAAAAATGGTAAGTTGATCACGCAGTATTCTCAGATGCGAACTCGCTGCTATAATATTTGCTTGAACTATAAAGATAGGATGTTCCACTACGAGTTCTACAAGTGGTTTATCAGCAACGGTGTCGGTGAAAAATTGTTGGATATTGATACTCCTTACATtttggatttcttgaaggaCTACGCTTCGAAAGACTTGGAAATGGCCAAATTGCTTTGGGTTTAttattcaagaagagaCCATTATTATGAAGCGGCTGAAGTGTTGTACGATTTGGCGGTTTCCAGCTTTCCTGTTAATCTTTCCTCCAGAATTGAGTTTTTGTCACGTGCCAACGGATTTTGTCATTGCATTCCACCTCAGTCATTACGTCAGGAGGTgcttattctttcttctgaaatCTCAGATCTTATGGCAGTTTCGAACTTGCAGGATGAGCTTCTCCTAACAGTTCTTCAGGATACAAGAGTAAACAGTGCCGCTAGACAGAATGCTACCCTAGCTTTGGATAGAGGAATTCACACCATCAGTGATTTGTACAACGACTTTATTGATCCACTTGGTTACTACGAATTGGGACTAATAACTTTCAAGATATCTGATTACAGGAATTCCGAGGACATTCTCACCAAATGGGAGTCGCTCTTTGGCAAATGGTATGTTGAGTATAAAAACAAACCCAACCCTGCCAGTGagcctttctttctggaatTGACGAACAAGTTTGTTCTCATTGCTGCTCGACTCAATGACACCGACGTACTTTTCCCTATCCTGGACctctttcaactgcttGCCAAATATATTTACAGTGAGGATTTTTCCGGTAACGTGCGGGCTCCAACAGGTGTTATTGTGGATGTTTTCATCAAGTCAGAGGTGAAGTATGGTAAGTTGTACTACAGTTTGAGAAGTATCATTGAATCGACTACTTTTGAGGTGTTCGAAGGCTACACAAAAATACTTAACGACGAGATGAGCTACTTAATTCATAGTTGGTACAAGAACGATAAGAAACTTAGAGAGATTATCTCTGATGATTCTGtgaagaatcttcaaaCGTACTCTGTGGAGAAGGACCCGATTTACGAGTATATCAGGACTACTGGTAATCCATTGTAA